In Persephonella hydrogeniphila, the following are encoded in one genomic region:
- a CDS encoding fibronectin type III domain-containing protein, which yields MKKVYKLILSLIITTSCGVKGGPYPPFTDAPETVKKAYIKQQDGEIVVYWNYIPRYADGRKMNEKYRFEVYSLEHRIIKDIKQSGNLYWFRFPFSQEKEYCFRFKVVTKKSRSSFSKYFCYIPTFNYPKTKPQFEIFIVKEGIKLKWDSNTMKTNIYKSLKREYYPIPVKVLKDNYYVDKQVREGVRYCYYVTYENKNGVESFPSDIKCRIYKDIFPPEPPKNPKIIKKDNKTYLVWTESSSKDVIGYIIEINGKPINKVPIKTYILQIPDYKKGIEVKIYAVDKSGNRSSPAILK from the coding sequence TTGAAAAAGGTATATAAACTTATCCTATCTTTGATAATAACCACAAGTTGTGGAGTAAAAGGAGGTCCTTATCCTCCATTTACAGACGCACCAGAGACAGTAAAAAAAGCCTATATAAAACAGCAAGACGGAGAGATAGTTGTTTACTGGAATTATATTCCCAGATATGCCGATGGTAGAAAGATGAACGAAAAGTACAGATTTGAGGTTTACTCTCTTGAACACCGGATTATAAAAGATATAAAACAATCTGGAAATTTATACTGGTTTAGATTTCCGTTTTCTCAGGAAAAAGAGTACTGTTTCAGGTTTAAAGTTGTAACAAAAAAAAGCAGAAGCAGTTTCTCAAAATATTTCTGTTACATACCTACATTCAATTATCCAAAGACAAAGCCCCAGTTTGAGATTTTTATCGTTAAAGAAGGTATAAAACTCAAATGGGATAGTAATACTATGAAGACAAATATCTATAAAAGTCTAAAAAGAGAGTACTACCCGATACCTGTAAAAGTATTAAAGGATAATTACTATGTAGATAAACAGGTAAGAGAGGGAGTCAGATACTGTTATTACGTCACATATGAAAACAAAAACGGTGTAGAAAGCTTTCCTTCAGATATAAAATGCAGGATTTATAAAGATATATTCCCCCCTGAACCTCCCAAAAATCCAAAAATAATAAAAAAAGATAACAAAACTTACCTTGTCTGGACAGAAAGCAGTTCTAAAGATGTTATAGGTTATATTATCGAGATCAACGGAAAACCTATTAACAAAGTACCTATCAAAACATACATACTCCAGATTCCAGATTACAAAAAAGGAATTGAGGTAAAAATATACGCTGTAGACAAAAGCGGAAACAGAAG